A stretch of the Aegilops tauschii subsp. strangulata cultivar AL8/78 chromosome 4, Aet v6.0, whole genome shotgun sequence genome encodes the following:
- the LOC109744622 gene encoding non-specific lipid transfer protein GPI-anchored 31 has protein sequence MAARTSITATKRPWLLLLAALATVVAHVDGATVAAPAPAVDCSDALISLAGCLSYVQEGSTVATPEGSCCSGLKDVVKKEVACLCQAFQGGQDYGVTLNMTKALQLPGACKVKTPPFSKCHISIPGVAGGSPAPAPAPSSGAPFFGGSPSPSMPSAESPAEAGTGSGDSTTARAPSPSASAAATFPASADVLLAAATVAATLLM, from the exons ATGGCAGCTAGGACGTCGATCACGGCCACGAAACGGCCATGGCTGCTGCTTCTCGCAGCACTGGCCACGGTGGTAGCGCACGTCGACGGTGCGACTGtagccgctccggcgccggctGTTGACTGCAGCGACGCCTTGATCAGCCTGGCGGGGTGCCTGAGCTACGTGCaggaggggagcacggtggcgaCGCCGGAGGGGTCGTGCTGCTCGGGGCTCAAGGACGTGGTGAAGAAGGAGGTGGCCTGCCTCTGCCAGGCCTTCCAGGGCGGCCAGGACTACGGCGTCACCCTCAACATGACCAAGGCCCTGCAGCTGCCCGGCGCCTGCAAGGTCAAGACGCCTCCCTTCAGCAAGTGCCACA TTTCCATTCCGGGCGTGGCCGGTGGGTCTCCAG CACCTGCACCTGCCCCGTCTTCCGGTGCTCCGTTCTTCGGGGGCTCGCCGTCACCATCCATGCCATCGGCGGAATCACCAGCCGAAGCCGGAACCGGAAGTGGCGACTCCACCACCGCTCGAGCTCCATCCccgtcggcctccgccgcggccACCTTCCCCGCTTCAGCAGACGTCCTCCTAGCCGCAGCGACTGTCGCCGCGACACTGCTCATGTGA